One segment of Microbacterium arborescens DNA contains the following:
- a CDS encoding ECF transporter S component has protein sequence MHAAASTTEPTDRRPGHAPGRFRWRVVDIVVASVIGVACAAVFLLWNVAYQGPSAALTPLLPGLQGLLAGPWLIAGVLGGLIIRKPGAALYTELLAAVISALVGNQWGPLTIVSGLVQGFGAELIFLVFLYAAWRLPVALLAGAGAGLAGGINDRILWYPGADTLFTSVYIASTTLSGAVIAGLGGWLITRALARTGALSRFAAGREATARV, from the coding sequence ATGCACGCTGCTGCGTCCACCACCGAGCCCACCGATCGTCGTCCCGGGCACGCGCCCGGCCGCTTCCGCTGGCGCGTCGTCGACATCGTCGTCGCGAGCGTCATCGGTGTCGCCTGCGCCGCGGTGTTCCTCCTGTGGAACGTCGCATATCAGGGGCCGTCGGCCGCATTGACGCCGCTGCTCCCGGGCCTGCAGGGCCTGCTCGCGGGGCCCTGGCTCATCGCCGGCGTGCTCGGCGGCCTCATCATCCGCAAGCCCGGCGCGGCGTTGTACACCGAACTGCTGGCGGCCGTGATCTCGGCGCTCGTCGGCAATCAGTGGGGACCCCTGACGATCGTGTCCGGCCTCGTGCAGGGATTCGGCGCCGAACTGATCTTCCTGGTCTTCCTCTACGCGGCGTGGCGTCTGCCGGTCGCCCTCCTCGCGGGCGCGGGCGCGGGACTTGCCGGTGGCATCAACGACCGCATCCTCTGGTACCCGGGCGCCGACACGCTCTTCACGTCGGTCTACATCGCCTCGACGACGCTGTCGGGCGCGGTGATCGCAGGTCTCGGCGGCTGGCTCATCACACGTGCCCTGGCACGCACCGGGGCGCTCAGCCGGTTCGCGGCCGGGCGCGAAGCCACCGCCCGCGTCTGA
- a CDS encoding class I SAM-dependent DNA methyltransferase encodes MTSRAAVRAAYDTVAADYAALLPDASFESPEDVALIDRFLDLLPSGARVLDAGCGAGRMLHLMRERRPDLRLVGLDLSPQMIGLARAGCPFADLAVGDLADVPLPDGSVAGVLAWYSVIHDGTDELDLIADEFARVSTAGGLVLLGFQSGRGTRRIDRAYGHDVSLDAVLHDPREVAAAFAARGFAVLDQRERLARGGEPHPQGFVLARREVSLLGPTAAAGG; translated from the coding sequence GTGACGTCCCGAGCAGCCGTGCGAGCGGCCTACGACACGGTCGCGGCCGACTACGCGGCTCTGCTGCCCGATGCTTCGTTCGAATCCCCGGAAGACGTCGCCCTGATCGATCGGTTCCTCGACCTGCTCCCGAGCGGCGCCCGTGTGCTCGACGCCGGATGCGGGGCGGGGCGGATGCTGCACCTGATGCGCGAGCGCCGGCCGGACCTGCGCCTCGTCGGCCTCGACCTCTCGCCGCAGATGATCGGGCTGGCGCGCGCGGGCTGTCCGTTCGCCGATCTCGCCGTGGGCGACCTGGCGGACGTGCCGTTGCCCGACGGATCCGTGGCCGGCGTGCTCGCCTGGTACTCCGTGATCCATGACGGCACGGACGAGCTCGACCTCATCGCCGACGAGTTCGCCCGGGTCTCGACGGCGGGCGGCCTCGTGCTGCTGGGTTTCCAGAGTGGCCGCGGCACGCGTCGGATCGACCGGGCGTACGGTCACGACGTCTCGCTCGATGCGGTTCTGCACGACCCCCGCGAGGTCGCGGCAGCCTTCGCGGCTCGCGGATTCGCCGTGCTCGACCAGCGCGAGCGGCTCGCGCGGGGTGGTGAACCGCACCCACAGGGGTTCGTGCTGGCGCGACGCGAGGTCAGCCTGCTAGGCCCCACAGCTGCAGCGGGTGGCTGA
- a CDS encoding energy-coupling factor transporter transmembrane component T family protein, whose amino-acid sequence MTAAAVTRDAPRGVAALNPVAKLLAALLIAMPLVITIDPVSAGVALLLELPLLLASGVGWRRFWVRTLPLWIAAPAAAVTISLYGERSGAEVFAWAFVHVSEGSLALGLAAALRVLAIGLPAVVLFITVDPTDLADGLAQILRLPARFVIGGLAGMRMLGLLAEDWRALALARRARGVADDGRLSRTLGMAFALLVLAIRRGSALATAMEARAFGAPGRRTWARESRLAASDAAIIAGGLAISVTAVAVSVAVGAFHPIFGPS is encoded by the coding sequence ATGACCGCGGCGGCGGTGACCCGAGACGCGCCGCGCGGCGTCGCGGCGCTCAACCCCGTGGCGAAGTTGCTGGCGGCGCTTCTCATCGCGATGCCGCTCGTGATCACGATCGACCCCGTGTCCGCCGGCGTCGCGCTGCTCCTGGAGCTGCCGCTGCTGCTCGCCTCGGGGGTCGGCTGGCGCCGGTTCTGGGTGCGGACGCTTCCGTTGTGGATCGCCGCCCCCGCGGCCGCGGTGACGATTTCGCTCTACGGCGAGCGGAGCGGAGCCGAGGTCTTCGCTTGGGCGTTCGTCCACGTCAGCGAGGGCTCGCTCGCACTCGGCCTGGCGGCAGCTCTGCGTGTCCTCGCGATCGGTCTGCCGGCCGTCGTGCTGTTCATCACCGTGGACCCGACCGACCTCGCCGACGGATTGGCCCAGATCCTGCGGCTTCCGGCGCGGTTCGTCATCGGCGGGCTCGCGGGCATGCGGATGCTCGGGCTGCTCGCCGAGGACTGGCGTGCGCTCGCGCTCGCGCGGCGTGCCCGCGGCGTCGCCGACGACGGCCGTCTGAGTCGGACGCTCGGCATGGCCTTCGCGCTGCTCGTGCTCGCCATCCGTCGCGGCTCGGCCCTCGCGACGGCGATGGAGGCGCGGGCCTTCGGTGCCCCGGGGCGACGCACCTGGGCACGGGAGTCGCGGCTCGCGGCATCCGACGCGGCGATCATCGCGGGCGGACTCGCGATCTCGGTGACGGCGGTCGCGGTGTCGGTCGCGGTCGGCGCCTTCCACCCGATCTTC
- a CDS encoding D-alanyl-D-alanine carboxypeptidase, producing the protein MTSPDSRVALAWVDDDAVTGANGHREAAASAGPYTLAHAELLTERPRRSAAPAVLTTLGVAVLVAGGYTGATLMWPLDAVAPEILPAAVAAPAAAIAQPAWPAEGAGATAVGGFAAVSASSGEPESIASITKLVTALVVLDRMPLADGEQGPEFAFTAADRREYRAYIADDQSALDVPVGGVLTQYQLLQGVLIGSANNYADRLVFDLWPDEDAYVEAANAWLRAHDLGGVTVVDSSGIDPGNTAAPASVIALAESAMSNPVISGIVAQRSVELPGAGFVENTNALLADPAVVGVKTGSLYGSYNLVAAKDTDLDGVNVRVFATALDQPDDETRHSATAALLDRTIAEISASPVLPAGTVAGTATTPWGATAEIVTEADIRVALWNTQSAQAAASVDLGDARDADDQAGELTLTGPLGSATTALRLTSDIPDPDIWWRLSHPLQLWGLAG; encoded by the coding sequence GTGACATCTCCCGACTCGCGCGTCGCCCTCGCGTGGGTCGACGACGACGCGGTCACCGGCGCGAACGGGCACCGCGAAGCAGCTGCCTCGGCCGGTCCGTACACGCTCGCGCACGCCGAACTGCTCACCGAGCGGCCGCGCCGGTCGGCGGCGCCGGCCGTGCTCACGACGCTCGGTGTGGCCGTGCTCGTCGCAGGCGGGTACACCGGGGCGACGCTGATGTGGCCGTTGGATGCCGTCGCGCCCGAGATCCTGCCCGCCGCCGTCGCGGCTCCCGCCGCCGCCATCGCCCAGCCCGCGTGGCCCGCCGAGGGCGCCGGGGCGACGGCCGTCGGCGGATTCGCCGCCGTGTCGGCGTCGTCGGGCGAGCCGGAGTCGATCGCGAGCATCACCAAGCTCGTGACCGCCCTCGTCGTGCTCGACCGGATGCCGCTCGCCGACGGCGAACAAGGCCCCGAGTTCGCTTTCACCGCCGCCGACCGTCGGGAGTACCGCGCGTACATCGCCGACGACCAGTCGGCTCTGGACGTTCCCGTCGGCGGGGTGCTGACCCAGTACCAGCTGCTGCAGGGCGTGCTGATCGGCTCGGCGAACAACTACGCCGACCGCCTCGTGTTCGATCTCTGGCCCGACGAGGACGCCTACGTCGAGGCGGCGAACGCCTGGTTGCGGGCGCACGACCTCGGCGGCGTCACCGTCGTCGATTCGAGCGGAATCGATCCCGGCAACACGGCGGCACCGGCATCGGTCATCGCCCTGGCCGAGAGCGCGATGTCGAACCCCGTCATCTCGGGAATCGTGGCCCAGCGCTCCGTCGAGCTGCCGGGTGCCGGGTTCGTCGAGAACACGAACGCCCTGCTCGCCGACCCCGCCGTCGTCGGGGTCAAGACGGGCAGCCTGTACGGCTCCTACAACCTCGTCGCGGCGAAGGACACCGACCTCGACGGTGTCAACGTGCGCGTGTTCGCGACCGCCCTCGACCAGCCCGACGACGAAACCCGCCACTCGGCGACGGCCGCGCTGCTCGATCGCACGATCGCCGAGATCTCGGCGTCACCGGTCCTCCCCGCGGGAACCGTCGCCGGCACCGCGACGACTCCGTGGGGAGCGACCGCCGAGATCGTCACCGAAGCCGACATCCGTGTCGCCCTCTGGAACACGCAGTCCGCTCAGGCGGCCGCGAGCGTCGACCTCGGAGACGCCCGCGACGCGGACGACCAGGCGGGCGAGCTCACCCTCACCGGCCCCCTCGGATCAGCGACGACGGCCCTGCGTCTGACCTCGGACATCCCCGATCCCGACATCTGGTGGCGCCTCAGCCACCCGCTGCAGCTGTGGGGCCTAGCAGGCTGA
- a CDS encoding ABC transporter ATP-binding protein — MGDAGAARPATLEARGWGWRYATRRAWAASETSFTIEAGERVLLLGASGSGKSTLLQGLAGVLGGADEGEQEGSLLVDGRSAAEARGRVGLVLQDPDSQTILARVGDDAAFGCENLGVAREEIWSRVRAALDAVGLDVPLDRSTAALSGGQKQRLALAGVVAMRPGAVLLDEPTANLDPAGVIEVRDAVARVLDATGATLVVIEHRIDAWLPLVDRVIVLAPGGGVVADGDPRTVLTERGAELASAGVWVPGIRPSSPPRPVASPGDVLLSAERLVVGRAPGSPAAGPLDLDVRAGEALGIVGPNGVGKSTLGLTLAGLLPAQGGIVRTADDVAAGAALVRGRRRERADPAAWSSTALLTRIGTVLQEPEHQILRSTVRDELEVGPRALGIEAGEVAARVDELLERLRLAPLAGANPYTLSGGEKRRLTVAAMLAARPRIVVLDEPTYGQDARTWSELVAIIAALRDGVDDRGPLGVITITHDDAVLDALAARRFALTAPTGVPA; from the coding sequence GTGGGTGACGCCGGCGCGGCGCGGCCCGCGACCCTGGAGGCCCGCGGGTGGGGGTGGCGCTACGCCACCCGACGCGCGTGGGCCGCGAGCGAGACCTCCTTCACGATCGAGGCCGGTGAACGGGTGCTCCTGCTCGGGGCGTCGGGGTCGGGCAAGTCGACGCTGCTGCAGGGGCTCGCAGGGGTCCTCGGAGGGGCGGACGAGGGTGAGCAGGAAGGATCGCTCCTCGTCGACGGTCGGTCGGCTGCCGAGGCGCGCGGTCGCGTCGGACTGGTCCTCCAAGACCCCGACAGTCAGACGATCCTCGCGCGGGTGGGCGATGACGCGGCCTTCGGATGCGAGAACCTGGGGGTGGCGCGCGAGGAGATCTGGTCTCGGGTACGGGCTGCCCTGGATGCCGTGGGCCTCGACGTCCCTCTCGATCGCTCGACCGCGGCCCTGTCGGGCGGGCAGAAGCAGCGCCTCGCGCTCGCCGGCGTCGTCGCGATGCGGCCGGGCGCCGTGCTGCTCGACGAGCCCACGGCCAACCTCGATCCGGCCGGCGTGATCGAGGTGCGCGATGCCGTCGCGCGGGTGCTCGATGCCACGGGAGCCACGCTCGTCGTGATCGAGCACCGGATCGATGCCTGGCTCCCGCTCGTCGACCGCGTGATCGTGCTGGCGCCCGGCGGCGGGGTCGTCGCGGACGGCGACCCGCGGACGGTGCTCACCGAACGCGGCGCCGAGCTCGCGTCGGCGGGCGTATGGGTGCCCGGCATCCGGCCGTCCTCGCCGCCGCGCCCGGTGGCCTCGCCGGGTGACGTCCTACTGTCGGCCGAACGTCTCGTCGTCGGGCGTGCACCGGGCTCGCCGGCCGCCGGGCCGCTCGACCTCGACGTGCGTGCCGGCGAAGCGCTCGGCATCGTGGGGCCCAATGGTGTCGGCAAATCGACGCTCGGGCTCACGCTCGCCGGGCTGCTGCCGGCGCAGGGTGGGATCGTCCGTACTGCTGACGACGTGGCGGCGGGCGCCGCGCTCGTCCGCGGACGGCGACGGGAGCGGGCGGACCCCGCGGCATGGAGCTCGACGGCATTGCTGACGCGGATCGGAACCGTCCTGCAGGAGCCCGAGCACCAGATCCTCCGCTCCACGGTGCGCGACGAGCTCGAGGTCGGGCCGCGGGCCCTGGGCATCGAGGCGGGGGAGGTCGCGGCACGCGTCGACGAGCTGCTCGAGCGGCTGAGGCTCGCCCCGCTCGCGGGGGCCAATCCCTACACGCTCTCCGGCGGCGAGAAGCGCCGTTTGACCGTGGCCGCGATGCTGGCGGCGCGGCCACGCATCGTGGTCCTCGACGAGCCGACCTACGGGCAGGATGCCCGAACCTGGTCGGAGCTGGTCGCGATCATCGCCGCCCTCCGCGACGGTGTCGACGATCGCGGGCCCCTCGGAGTCATCACGATCACGCACGACGACGCCGTGCTCGATGCGCTCGCGGCCCGGCGATTCGCGCTCACCGCTCCGACGGGGGTGCCGGCATGA